The following DNA comes from Limnobacter sp. SAORIC-580.
AAAGGTGCGGCAGATGAGTTGCCCGCAGCCATTCGCGATGCCATGAAAAAGCTTGAAGCGGAAACCATGTTCGCTCAGCGCCAGGTACAGGCACTGGAAAGCGTGGCCACCAATGTGATGATTGCCGACGCTGACTACAACATTGTGTATGTGAACAACTCACTGTCGAAAATGTTGGTGGAAGCTGAAACCGACATCAAGAAAGACTTGCCACAATTTGATGCCCGCAAAATTCTGGGCGCCAACATTGACAGCTTCCACAAAGTACCTAGCCACCAGCGCGGTATGTTGGCGCGCCTGCGCGACTCCTACAGCACCAACCTCACAATTGGCGAGCGTCATTTCAACTTGCTGGTAACCCCAGTATTTGATGCTTCAGGTACGCGCGTGGGCACCGTGGTGGAATGGAAAGACCGCACTGGTGAGGTGGCCATGGCCAGGCGCGAAGAAGAACGTGCCGAGAAAGAACGCAAAACAGCACTGGAAAACCTGGCGATTCGCATTGCGCTTGACTCAGTGACCACCAACGTGATGATTGCAGACAATCAGAACCACATTACTTATTTGAACAACTCGTTGAACACCATGATGACGCGCAATGAGGACATGATTCGCAAGAGCCTGCCCAACTTCAACGTGCGCAAGTTGATTGGTGCCAACATCGACGTGTTCCACAAAAACCCGGCACATCAGCGCAGTATGTTGTCAGCTTTGAACTCACCGTTGAGAACAGGTATTAAGGTAGGGGATCTTAGTTTCCGCTTGATTGCATCGCCTGTAATCAACGAGGCTGGTGAGCGTTTGGGTACTGTGGTTGAATGGAGTGACCGCACTGCTGAAGTGGCGATTGAAAATGAAATTTCAGGCATTGTGGGTCGTGCATCCGATGGCGACTTCAGCGACCGAATTCGTGAAGACGACAAAGAGGGTTTCCTGAAAACCCTGGCCCAAAACGTGAACGGCCTGTTGACCACTACATCCGTGGGCCTGGAAGATGTGGGCCGTGTGCTGAAGTTGCTGGCCAGTGGCAACATGACCCAGAAAATTACAGCCGATTACAAAGGCTTGTTTGGCGAAGTGAAGGACGATGTGAATACCACCATCGATCGTTTGAGCGATGTGATTCAGGAAGTGCGTGGCAATGCCGATTCACTGACCAATGCAGCACGCGAGATTTCAAAAACCTCGCAAAGCCTGTCACAAGGTGCCAGCAGCCAGGCTGCCGGTGTTGAGGAAGTGTCAGCCAGCATTGAAGAAATGGCGGGCTCGATCAAACAAAACAGCGAGAACAGCCGCGTAACAGATCAAATTGCGACCAAGGCGGCTGAAGAAGCCAAAGAGGGTGGCCGTGCTGTGACCGAAACCGTGAATGCCATGAAAGCAATTGCTGACAAAATTGGTATCGTCGATGACATCGCTTATCAAACCAACTTGCTGGCCCTGAACGCGGCGATTGAAGCGGCTCGCGCTGGTGAGCACGGCAAAGGTTTTGCAGTGGTTGCTGCGGAAGTGCGCAAGCTGGCTGAACGCAGCCAGGTGGCCGCGCAGGAAATTGGCGACCTGGCCACCAGCAGTGTGAAGCAGGCTGAACGCGCAGGTAGCCTGTTGCAGGAAATGGTGCCAGCGATTAACCGCACATCCGACCTGGTGCAGGAAATTACTGCCGCGTCGAACGAGCAAACCAACGGCGTGGCGCAAATTAATCAGGCCATGATGAGCTTGAACCAGCAAACCCAGCAA
Coding sequences within:
- a CDS encoding methyl-accepting chemotaxis protein, translating into MGAFDFLKSGQLATVADSLEVEISGLKTSLEKPLQALPTKDLSGDVLSVVTKINEMIASVNERARKVEETAVRSVHQLWKKETLKGAADELPAAIRDAMKKLEAETMFAQRQVQALESVATNVMIADADYNIVYVNNSLSKMLVEAETDIKKDLPQFDARKILGANIDSFHKVPSHQRGMLARLRDSYSTNLTIGERHFNLLVTPVFDASGTRVGTVVEWKDRTGEVAMARREEERAEKERKTALENLAIRIALDSVTTNVMIADNQNHITYLNNSLNTMMTRNEDMIRKSLPNFNVRKLIGANIDVFHKNPAHQRSMLSALNSPLRTGIKVGDLSFRLIASPVINEAGERLGTVVEWSDRTAEVAIENEISGIVGRASDGDFSDRIREDDKEGFLKTLAQNVNGLLTTTSVGLEDVGRVLKLLASGNMTQKITADYKGLFGEVKDDVNTTIDRLSDVIQEVRGNADSLTNAAREISKTSQSLSQGASSQAAGVEEVSASIEEMAGSIKQNSENSRVTDQIATKAAEEAKEGGRAVTETVNAMKAIADKIGIVDDIAYQTNLLALNAAIEAARAGEHGKGFAVVAAEVRKLAERSQVAAQEIGDLATSSVKQAERAGSLLQEMVPAINRTSDLVQEITAASNEQTNGVAQINQAMMSLNQQTQQNAAASEELAATAEEMSGQASMLNTAMSFFDTGTGRSTARNSSHAERKPAPGKASSQGGANGFDSFDDF